A genomic region of Tigriopus californicus strain San Diego chromosome 1, Tcal_SD_v2.1, whole genome shotgun sequence contains the following coding sequences:
- the LOC131886320 gene encoding saposin-C-like, which produces MKVAVVLAFAFVFGSACASNEARFSVETRNGTYCELCKDVVEYFDGVITKPENEEFITEVLKQVCTQFPDQETECEILIEAYYDDFIELIVNLYFLPEEACTDLGLCF; this is translated from the exons atgaaggtgGCGGTTGTGTTGGCCTTTGCCTTCGTCTTTGGATCTGCTTGTGCATCGAATGAAGCCCGTTTCTCCGTTGAAACTAGGAATGGAACATATTGTGAGCTCTGTAAGGACGTGGTAGAATATTTTGACGGGGTCATCACAAAACCCGAAAACGAGGAATTT ATCACCGAGGTTCTGAAGCAAGTCTGCACGCAATTCCCGGATCAAGAGACAGAATGTGAGATCCTCATCGAGGCTTACTACGATGACTTCATCGAGTTGATCGTCAATCTTTATTTCCTACCTGAAGAGGCCTGCACAGATCTTGGCCTTtgcttttga
- the LOC131890056 gene encoding monocarboxylate transporter 14-like: MLGSNIHRDPAQTSKNRREDQVEGTNDGGYGWIIVIVGFFCTLIPDGILVAFGGFVNSLKTEFNVDPWTIALAPSVSNGVKSLIGLGITNLMDRSGFQKVAMGGGILLSVSMFICSFSQNFIPFVISFGVLGGIGTGMVCLPSSVLIGHFFRERIALATTIARLGSPMGGLVLAPLANYLIGLVGWCNSFIALSAISIVCPVLCLFLRPPRDNEGDALAMDGCPRLNNIDRRKSNFLDLPLTTLLINEPGSQDKLKQRRPSNVFLNLDSLSNTSVDRSPSGMGCTLQVPNRDGSIRRSVNKPRRNSFIAEEAQHPVSDINESPEDDLKRC, from the coding sequence ATGTTGGGTTCCAATATCCACCGAGATCCAGCTCAAACAAGTAAAAATCGAAGGGAAGATCAAGTTGAAGGTACGAACGATGGAGGATACGGTTGGATCATCGTCATTGTGGGCTTCTTCTGTACCCTCATCCCTGATGGCATCCTTGTGGCGTTCGGTGGGTTCGTTAATTCACTCAAGACAGAGTTCAACGTTGATCCCTGGACCATTGCTCTAGCACCTAGCGTGTCCAATGGCGTGAAATCACTCATAGGATTAGGCATCACCAATCTCATGGATCGCTCTGGGTTCCAAAAAGTGGCCATGGGTGGAGGCATACTACTCTCGGTTTCCATGTTCATCTGCAGCTTCTCACAGAACTTTATTCCATTCGTCATAAGCTTCGGAGTCTTGGGCGGGATTGGAACTGGGATGGTGTGCTTGCCTTCCTCGGTTCTCATTGGCCATTTCTTTCGAGAGAGAATCGCCTTGGCCACAACCATTGCCCGCTTGGGGAGCCCCATGGGAGGGCTTGTATTGGCTCCTTTGGCGAATTACTTAATCGGCCTTGTAGGATGGTGCAATTCCTTTATCGCACTAAGTGCCATTTCTATTGTCTGCCCTGTGCTTTGTCTTTTCTTGAGACCTCCACGTGACAATGAGGGTGATGCTCTTGCCATGGATGGTTGCCCAAGACTTAACAACATCGACCGTCGCAAAAGCAACTTCTTGGACTTGCCCTTGACAACACTATTGATCAATGAACCAGGAAGCCAAGACAAATTAAAACAGAGAAGGCCATCCAATGTTTTTCTCAATCtggattcactttcaaatACTTCGGTGGATCGATCACCATCCGGCATGGGATGTACGTTGCAAGTTCCTAATCGGGACGGAAGTATCAGAAGAAGCGTGAATAAACCTCGAAGAAATTCGTTTATCGCTGAGGAAGCGCAACATCCGGTTTCCGACATCAACGAATCTCCTGAGGATGATCTCAAAAGGTGCTAG